A genomic window from Cucumis melo cultivar AY chromosome 8, USDA_Cmelo_AY_1.0, whole genome shotgun sequence includes:
- the LOC127150730 gene encoding uncharacterized protein LOC127150730 produces the protein MGVLRDHHYYDTDMMERPDGVVYAYDCVFRRDYQSDIDIDIDMISSFHFSHLSRFWQIPCSHRRNPKCHLTRLLESRRHNNFRIKKKLAKKMRQNRPIMHWFCLRKNNMIRYNAKRRHWHHTKLGF, from the exons atgggtgtcctccGGGATCATCActattatgacacagacatgatggagagacccgacgggGTCGTTTACGCTTATGACTGCGTATTCCGACGGGATTatcagtctgacattgacattgacatagacatgat TTCATCTTTCCATTTCTCTCATCTCTCTCGTTTCTGGCAAATACCCTGCTCACATCGTCGAAACCCGAAATGTCATCTCACAAGACTTTTAGAATCAAGAAGACACAATAATTTTAGAATCAAGAAGAAGCTTGCAAAGAAGATGAGACAGAATAGGCCGATCATGCACTGGTTCTGCTTAAGAAAGAACAATATGATTAGATACAACGCAAAGCGCAGGCATTGGCATCACACCAAGCTAGGGTTCTAA